One genomic window of Synergistaceae bacterium includes the following:
- a CDS encoding epoxyqueuosine reductase QueH yields the protein MTEERLLLHICCAPDATVPWSELQNEGWFTVGFFYGSNIHPEGEFLKRAEAVKALSLILAMKAVIQTYDPQSWHDVTAKFADEPECGKRCAVCFALQLKAAAEYARDNGFTHLSTTLTISPHKDPVLINRLGREASEQHGLVWIERVWRKNDGFKRSVSESRRLGLYRQNYCGCIYSERTSNYGTEK from the coding sequence TTGACTGAAGAAAGACTTCTTCTGCATATATGCTGTGCCCCGGATGCCACCGTTCCATGGAGCGAGCTCCAGAACGAAGGCTGGTTTACTGTTGGGTTTTTCTATGGCAGTAATATACATCCCGAAGGAGAGTTCCTGAAAAGAGCAGAGGCGGTCAAAGCACTCAGCTTAATATTGGCAATGAAGGCGGTCATTCAGACTTATGACCCGCAATCCTGGCACGATGTGACAGCAAAGTTCGCAGATGAGCCTGAATGCGGCAAAAGATGCGCCGTCTGTTTTGCCCTGCAGCTGAAAGCAGCGGCGGAATATGCACGAGACAACGGCTTTACTCATCTCTCTACAACGCTTACGATAAGCCCGCACAAAGACCCGGTGCTTATTAACAGGCTTGGCAGAGAAGCATCGGAACAGCATGGGCTGGTATGGATAGAGAGAGTGTGGCGCAAAAATGACGGTTTCAAGCGTTCTGTATCCGAGAGCAGGAGGCTTGGACTATACAGGCAGAACTATTGCGGCTGTATTTATTCAGAAAGGACATCGAACTATGGAACAGAGAAATAA
- a CDS encoding electron transfer flavoprotein subunit beta/FixA family protein: MRIAVLVKQVPAVDTVKIDETTGTMLRDGVEAELNPLDLHAVEAAIRIKESRHDGETEITAITMGPPQAKKAAEYAIAMGCDRGVLLSDKRFGGADTLATSRTLAKILEKLGPFDLIFAGERATDGETGQVGPATAEFLKIPALTYVSKIENITEDTIRVVRSVEGGHETVGTSLPAFVIAVKEMNVPRLCTLGGKIRAKNTEIPVFSADDVGLAAGETGLNGSATQVVNIMYPKVTRQGRRITAAGHLDEALDEIISLLQEKNCMEVSG, from the coding sequence TTGCGGATCGCAGTGCTTGTGAAACAGGTACCGGCAGTGGACACGGTAAAAATCGACGAAACAACAGGAACAATGCTCCGCGACGGAGTTGAGGCTGAGCTTAATCCGCTCGACCTTCATGCGGTAGAGGCAGCCATCAGGATAAAGGAAAGCCGCCATGATGGAGAAACTGAGATAACAGCCATCACAATGGGGCCCCCTCAGGCTAAAAAGGCTGCGGAGTATGCTATAGCCATGGGATGTGACCGGGGAGTCCTGTTATCTGATAAAAGGTTCGGAGGAGCCGACACACTCGCAACATCTCGTACGCTTGCAAAAATACTGGAAAAACTAGGCCCGTTCGACCTGATCTTCGCGGGAGAAAGGGCGACTGACGGAGAGACCGGACAGGTCGGACCGGCGACTGCCGAATTTTTAAAAATACCGGCGCTGACATACGTCAGTAAAATAGAAAATATAACAGAAGATACGATAAGAGTGGTCCGTTCCGTAGAAGGCGGGCATGAGACTGTCGGGACATCGCTCCCTGCATTCGTGATCGCAGTAAAAGAGATGAACGTCCCTCGCCTCTGCACACTTGGTGGGAAAATCCGCGCAAAGAATACTGAGATCCCGGTTTTTTCTGCGGATGACGTCGGACTTGCTGCCGGAGAGACCGGACTGAACGGATCTGCGACACAGGTCGTGAACATCATGTATCCAAAGGTAACAAGGCAGGGACGCAGGATCACGGCGGCAGGACACCTTGATGAAGCACTCGATGAAATCATCTCTCTGCTGCAAGAAAAAAACTGCATGGAGGTGTCCGGATGA
- a CDS encoding transketolase, producing the protein MKVTEEIRGFKTDKISSAGIEELKEAARMGRIWSVIATSVAKSGHPGGALSSMDIYMTLLGAADVSPEKSDCPDRDRIVVSHGHTSAGFYSALAAYGFFSPEEMMPNFRRACSPFQGHVEREVPGVDWGTGNLGQGLAAGVGFALAARARGSNAHTWVVTGDGEQVKGQVAEARRIAAKEKLANLTVLVDWNDIQISGRLEDVMPVDIPALWKADGWHVTECDGHDFNSIYRAMKVSAFFGAPSVVLCRTIIGKGVSFMENVPDYHGKAASGDDIAKALEELGGSMEMFERAREARSGTLPAGRHVAAEHAVLDPGTPATYTIDDKKDNRSAFGRALAEIGALNYKKADRTPILVFDCDLAGSVKVDGFAKACPDNFIEAGIQEHATATVAGAASVAGVVSVWADFGVFACDEVYNQQRLNDINSTGTKTVLTHVGLDVGEDGKTHQCIDYVGLLRNVYGWKVVVPADPNQTDRATRWMLTEPGNVCLAMGRNVLPVILKEDGTPFYGDAYKFCYGAIDVLRNGKDAAILAMGHFAGRAVAARDILAADGLSVKVLHCAAPLGMDSEDLFGLIGDMPLVTCEDHNADTGIGSIAAMMAARSGRAVKMVNMGVTHYGCSGPSSDVMAEMDLTPEDIAETVKGLLK; encoded by the coding sequence GTGAAAGTAACGGAAGAAATTCGAGGTTTCAAGACGGATAAGATCAGCTCAGCCGGGATCGAGGAATTAAAGGAGGCTGCGCGCATGGGTCGTATCTGGTCCGTGATCGCCACATCTGTAGCCAAAAGCGGGCATCCGGGCGGCGCGCTTTCGTCAATGGATATCTATATGACACTTCTAGGTGCTGCGGACGTTTCGCCTGAGAAGTCCGACTGTCCTGACAGGGATCGCATCGTAGTCAGCCATGGGCACACGTCAGCGGGCTTTTATTCGGCCCTGGCTGCCTATGGATTCTTCTCGCCGGAGGAGATGATGCCGAACTTTCGCCGTGCCTGCAGTCCATTCCAGGGTCACGTGGAACGTGAAGTCCCTGGGGTTGACTGGGGAACAGGCAACCTTGGACAGGGTCTTGCCGCCGGAGTCGGATTTGCCCTTGCGGCGCGTGCAAGAGGTTCAAATGCACACACCTGGGTCGTCACCGGCGACGGAGAACAGGTCAAGGGACAGGTCGCGGAGGCACGCAGGATCGCAGCAAAGGAAAAACTTGCGAACCTTACGGTGCTCGTTGACTGGAATGACATACAGATAAGCGGACGACTCGAAGACGTTATGCCGGTCGATATCCCTGCACTATGGAAGGCTGACGGCTGGCACGTGACAGAGTGTGACGGACATGATTTCAATTCTATATACCGCGCGATGAAGGTGTCCGCATTTTTTGGTGCCCCGTCGGTCGTTCTCTGCAGGACTATAATAGGCAAGGGAGTTTCCTTCATGGAAAATGTTCCCGACTATCATGGTAAGGCGGCATCCGGGGACGACATAGCGAAAGCTCTCGAGGAGCTCGGAGGCAGTATGGAGATGTTCGAAAGGGCCCGTGAAGCAAGGTCAGGGACTTTGCCTGCCGGACGCCATGTCGCCGCCGAACATGCGGTACTGGATCCCGGCACGCCGGCCACATACACGATAGACGATAAAAAGGACAACCGCAGCGCTTTTGGAAGGGCGCTGGCTGAAATAGGAGCACTGAACTATAAAAAAGCAGATCGTACACCTATACTCGTATTCGACTGTGACTTGGCAGGATCTGTTAAGGTAGACGGTTTTGCCAAGGCATGCCCGGATAATTTTATCGAGGCCGGTATCCAGGAACACGCAACGGCCACAGTCGCCGGTGCCGCGTCTGTGGCCGGTGTGGTATCGGTATGGGCAGACTTCGGTGTTTTTGCATGTGACGAGGTGTATAACCAGCAGAGACTCAATGACATCAACAGCACCGGGACGAAGACCGTACTCACCCATGTCGGCCTTGATGTCGGAGAAGACGGCAAGACCCACCAGTGCATCGATTATGTCGGGCTTCTGCGCAACGTCTACGGCTGGAAGGTGGTTGTTCCCGCCGACCCTAACCAGACCGACAGAGCAACACGCTGGATGCTCACCGAGCCCGGCAATGTATGCCTTGCGATGGGGAGAAACGTTCTGCCTGTCATCCTCAAGGAAGACGGCACACCGTTCTATGGTGATGCTTATAAATTTTGCTATGGTGCGATAGATGTGCTTCGCAACGGGAAAGACGCTGCCATCCTTGCTATGGGGCACTTTGCTGGACGCGCGGTAGCCGCGCGCGATATTCTTGCGGCAGACGGGCTCAGTGTGAAAGTACTCCACTGCGCCGCACCTCTCGGAATGGACTCTGAAGATCTCTTTGGCCTTATAGGGGATATGCCGCTCGTAACATGCGAAGATCACAACGCAGACACCGGCATCGGTTCAATTGCAGCTATGATGGCGGCGCGATCGGGGAGGGCGGTAAAAATGGTGAACATGGGTGTTACTCATTATGGCTGCTCCGGCCCGAGCAGCGATGTAATGGCCGAGATGGATCTTACCCCGGAAGATATAGCCGAAACTGTCAAAGGTCTGCTGAAGTAG
- a CDS encoding tRNA (adenine-N1)-methyltransferase yields MIQAGDLVLIWHPDKRGDSFLVKVTPGQSQGTHFGQIKHTELMEHEFGEGITTPKGETYYLLRPSLAEYTRRLKRQTQIVFPKDAGFILQHLNIYPGCTVVECGTGSGSLCCTFAHFVGDNGKVCTYDRREDFSALARKNAVKWGVEHRIEFNVRSLDDGFKERNADAVFLDVPTPWDYIGKAHEALAPGNHIGILVPTTNQVSATLEKLAEFGFADVQVVELMLRYYKTDPKRIRPEDIMTGHTGFLIFAVKTLPLPETGSAETSAVDIAAADVDGGAGERIFID; encoded by the coding sequence ATGATCCAGGCAGGAGATCTTGTTTTGATCTGGCATCCGGATAAAAGAGGGGACAGTTTTCTTGTAAAGGTCACGCCCGGGCAGTCCCAGGGGACGCATTTCGGACAGATAAAGCACACAGAGCTCATGGAGCATGAATTCGGGGAGGGGATCACCACGCCTAAGGGTGAAACCTACTATCTGCTCCGGCCATCGCTTGCAGAGTATACACGGCGGCTGAAAAGACAGACCCAGATAGTATTCCCTAAGGACGCCGGTTTTATACTCCAACACCTCAACATATACCCGGGATGCACTGTTGTGGAGTGCGGTACGGGATCGGGAAGCCTGTGCTGTACTTTTGCACACTTTGTAGGCGATAACGGAAAGGTGTGCACCTACGACAGGAGGGAAGATTTCTCTGCGCTGGCAAGAAAGAACGCTGTAAAGTGGGGGGTTGAACACAGGATAGAGTTTAACGTCCGCTCTCTTGACGATGGATTCAAGGAGCGGAATGCAGATGCCGTGTTCCTTGATGTGCCGACGCCGTGGGATTACATCGGCAAGGCCCACGAGGCACTCGCACCAGGCAACCATATAGGCATACTTGTGCCGACGACGAATCAGGTCTCGGCTACGCTTGAAAAACTGGCCGAGTTTGGGTTTGCCGATGTGCAGGTTGTTGAGTTGATGCTGCGCTACTATAAGACTGACCCGAAGAGAATAAGGCCCGAGGATATAATGACAGGACACACCGGTTTTCTTATATTCGCTGTCAAGACGCTGCCGTTGCCGGAGACCGGATCTGCAGAGACATCCGCTGTTGACATCGCGGCGGCAGATGTAGATGGCGGCGCTGGGGAGCGGATTTTTATTGACTGA